The Candidatus Roseilinea sp. sequence GCGATGGACGTGCTGCCCACGCCGGTAATACTTCAATTCCGACGGCACCTGCGTCTTGAGATGGCGCTCCACCGCCGCGCGGAACTCCGCCGGGCAGCGGGGGTCGTCGGGATCGGGCACGAGCGAGGCGAACACCACCGCCCGCGAGGCCGCCAGCGGCCGCCGCGCCCACCAGAGATGCAGCGTCGAGATGTGCCCGTGCCGCAGGCTCTTGTCCCGCACGCTCTCGGCGGAGATCTCCCGGATCGGCAGCGCCACCTCGATCAGGCGGGGGCAGTCGTTGCCGTTGTTTCTCCGCCCGCTCATGATTGCCGGCGCTCCTTCCAGAGGCGGACCACGAAACGGTCCTCTTCTTCAATAAGGTCCGGCTCCGTCCCGTTGTGGGCACGCATGGACTCGATAATCCGGTTGCGCACCCCCATTCCGAAGTGCTCCACATAGCCGTAGTCGCGGAGAATCTCCTTCAGAAGCTCGTTGCGCGCGACTCGTACGACACCGAGCTTCATCTTCTCTACGGTCACACCGTTTGGAAGTCGGCCGGGGGAAATGATTTCCAGCCGATCACGATAGAGCGAAACCTCGATGTCCGTGCCCTCACGAGCGTAGTCGCGATGCGCGACCGCGTTGACGATTGCCTCTCGTACCGCATCGAGGGGGTATGCCTTCTTCCTGCGCCGGCGGCCTCCTTCGAGCCAAGCCATGCTCCCCATATTGCGGTTCACGAAATCCACCGCACGATCAATGACACCCCTGTCCAGAACACGGCCGCGCGCGGAAACTACCGAAACCAGCGGTCCTCGAATCCGCTCCTCGTCGATCGTGTTGTATTCCTTTTCCGTGCCCGGGAAGGCCACTGCCGTCACGCCTGCCTGCGGCAGACGACGGTTCGGGTTTTCGCCGAAGAGCAGGAGGCCGGCGACCGAGGCGCAAAGGTTGCCTCCGGCTTCAACCAGCAAATCGGAATTGAGCAGGAACTGTCGCCACGCTTCGACATCCTTCCGATCTGGCAGCGACCGCTTCAGAATGACGCCGAAGTAGTTTTCAAGCCGGCTCATATCGAGACTGTGGATGCCGGTGTTCGGGACCGGCTTGATCTCGTACCGAACGAGCCGCGCTGCTTGATACAGTCTTGCCTCTTCCTCGCGTGTGGCTTCGCGCGAGGTGCTCCCAACACGAATGTACGTGACCCACGCATTGCCCCGCCTCGCCTTGTACGGTTTTCCCGGGCTGTCGGGTGGAAGCTCCACGATCCCCACGATCTTACCGTCCTCCATCGTTATCGAGCTCCACACCGGGATGATTGCCGGCTGCAGGTTTTGCCGTGCGATGTTCATCACCCACTCCTCAGCTTGCTCGCGGCTTCTGGTCAGTCCCGCAATCCGGCCGTCATCCTCCACTCCAAGCAAGACCACGCCCCCCTCAAGGTTGAGCAAAGCGGCCATCTCAGTCGCCAACGAGTCCGGGTGGACATCATCACGTTTGAACTCGACACGAGAGTTCTCCCCGTTGGCGATGAGTTCGAGCAATTCGGTCTTGTTCATCGGTCAGAACCCGTACTTCCTGCGCCGCGTTTCGAATGCCTCGCGACCACCTTCGAGAATCTCCTCCACGAGCTCCCGGACGGATTGCGAGTCGATCGAGCCCATATGCTCAGGAGCAATCCGCGCACGGCCTCCCTCGGCCTCGCCAGAGGCGGAGAGGCCGAGAATCAACTCGGCGTCGCCAAGCACTGGGATGTTGGCGTTATGTGTCGAGAAAATAAACTGTCTCCGTTGCTTCTCCTCGCGCATACGGGGCACCACCCCTTCGGTGATGAAGCGGTTGTCGAGGTCGTCCTCGGGTTGGTCCACGATGAGCGGAGCATCCGACTCGAGCAGCAAGAGCAGAAGCACCGCGGTGGCTTTTTGTCCCGTCGAAAGGTCCTCCAGCTCCTGCCAGACCGGGGGATTGCCGGCCGGAGCGGTGTTGAGGCGGATCGCCGTGGTGGGGGGTAGCTCGAGCTCCTCGATCCGCATGAGCACCTCTGGGTCAGACTTGGCAAGGCGTTCCGCTTGCGCGGGGGTGATCCCGTAGGCCTTGCTCAGCGCCTCGGCGCCAGAACGACAGGCCTCGACGAAATGCGTCAGGGAGAGATCGGGCACCTTCCGCAGGCTCTCGATCGCCTCGGACATGCGGCCGCCGATCTCGTCGCGCAGAATCTGGAAGAGTGGTTCACGATTGCCAGCCGAGGTGACCTCGACCTGCACGCGGTTCTGGAGCTTCTTTGAGACACTCTTCGCAGCCTTGTCGAGGGCGCGAAACTCCTCGGCCTTTACGTCCTCCCATTCAGCGAGTAGCTCCCGCCGCTTGTCCGCAAGTTCCTTCTCTGTTCGCTTCAGCAGCGCGAGGCGGTCTTGGAGCGGGCGCAGCTCCTCGATCCGCCGTCGCAGCCGGATGAACTCCTCGCCGTCCACACGGGACTTCTGAAGCTCGCGCAGGATCCTTTCATACTCCGCCTGAACCTGTTGCTTGCGAGCCTCCCAGTCGGCGCGCACCTGAGCCATTCCCTCGTCGGCCCGTTTTAGGGCGCTTTTCAGGTCATCAGCAATGCGGGTGAGATCACGCTCCAGAGCGGCAAGCACCTGATTCGCTCGTGAAAGAATATCCTTGCCGGGAAGTTCCTCCAGCGCCCTCTCCGAGAGGAAAGTGCGGTCGATAGGCAGTTCACGCTTTAACGTCTCCAGGGCTTCACGGAAGGGAGCAAGGCGTTCAGGAACGGAAGCGAGCACGCGTTCTTCGCGTACTAGAAGGCTCTGCTCTCGCAACCGATCCTCGAGGCCCGCCTCTTGGAATCGTTTGAGCGTTTCTTCCAGCGCCGGTAGTGCGGCGAGCCGCTCTTCGAGAGCCTTGATCTCATTACGCGTGTCGCACAACGCGCGACGGTTCTTCTGGAGATCGCGGCACAGTGACGCCTTGCGCTGAAGGAGCGACTCGCCATGCTCGACAAAGCGATCGAGCAGTCGCGTGAGCTTCTCGCGGCTCTTGGTGAGCTCGGATATTTCGTGCTGCCCATATACTTCGATTCTGGGCAGAATGTCCCGCGGCACCAGATTTGATACCGCACCGTCTCTCTCTCGTACCAGCGGTGGGTTCGGGATGGTCCGTTCGATTCGGTACTCGCGGATGGTCGGGCGTTTCACCCGTACGAGGAGCGAGATCTTGGTGCCGTTGCGTAGTACATGCCGCACGATCCCCTCATGCGCTTTGCGCGCTTCGTCACCGATCGGTTCGAGTCCAAGTGCGGCGCGGATGCTCTCGATGACTGTGGATTTTCCTGTCCCGCGGCCACCCACGAGCACATTCAGGTTGGGATTCAAATGGACGGCGACACCGTCAAGGAATCCTCCTTCCCAAGCCAAGGCGACGAGTTCCGCATGCCGCTCGGGTTCCAAGGCTCCCGTTTTGGGGTTCAAGCGAATGCGGGAGCCCGGATCGAGGAAGGCCTGCCGCAATCCTTCGATGCTGACCTCAGACATCTTGATCCAGCAAGTAGCTGTGCGGTCCTCGAGGTCCTCAGGCTTGACGACATCCTTCGCATTGACGACTGCGATGGCCAGCCGGTCCTCGGGCGGGTGCTTACGGCGGTAGTCTGCGTTCCGGTTCTCAACGATCTGACGTACATCCTGGGGCAGGTCCTCAATCGGCCCCGGAATCTGGATGGCAAGAAGGTTTTCATCCTGCCATGCTTGGATCCTCGCCTGCCCCTTCAAAACGCTAAAAAGTCCCCCATCGTTGGTCACGTGCGCCGCTATTGCGATGCCGCCCTGGCTCCGAACACAATCTAGCAGGTCGGTGA is a genomic window containing:
- a CDS encoding transcriptional regulator encodes the protein MNKTELLELIANGENSRVEFKRDDVHPDSLATEMAALLNLEGGVVLLGVEDDGRIAGLTRSREQAEEWVMNIARQNLQPAIIPVWSSITMEDGKIVGIVELPPDSPGKPYKARRGNAWVTYIRVGSTSREATREEEARLYQAARLVRYEIKPVPNTGIHSLDMSRLENYFGVILKRSLPDRKDVEAWRQFLLNSDLLVEAGGNLCASVAGLLLFGENPNRRLPQAGVTAVAFPGTEKEYNTIDEERIRGPLVSVVSARGRVLDRGVIDRAVDFVNRNMGSMAWLEGGRRRRKKAYPLDAVREAIVNAVAHRDYAREGTDIEVSLYRDRLEIISPGRLPNGVTVEKMKLGVVRVARNELLKEILRDYGYVEHFGMGVRNRIIESMRAHNGTEPDLIEEEDRFVVRLWKERRQS
- a CDS encoding phosphoesterase, whose protein sequence is MRTKTDPIADALTLPSGARFYRCALQVNSHHYSATFRGQASSEDAATYVRAIVEKALKLNIAVLAITDHNSVSSVAAFRAAAKGTNVHIFPGFELASSEGVHVLCLYPPDTSEDTLERYLGEFGIRDTSPSSALSNKNFTDLLDCVRSQGGIAIAAHVTNDGGLFSVLKGQARIQAWQDENLLAIQIPGPIEDLPQDVRQIVENRNADYRRKHPPEDRLAIAVVNAKDVVKPEDLEDRTATCWIKMSEVSIEGLRQAFLDPGSRIRLNPKTGALEPERHAELVALAWEGGFLDGVAVHLNPNLNVLVGGRGTGKSTVIESIRAALGLEPIGDEARKAHEGIVRHVLRNGTKISLLVRVKRPTIREYRIERTIPNPPLVRERDGAVSNLVPRDILPRIEVYGQHEISELTKSREKLTRLLDRFVEHGESLLQRKASLCRDLQKNRRALCDTRNEIKALEERLAALPALEETLKRFQEAGLEDRLREQSLLVREERVLASVPERLAPFREALETLKRELPIDRTFLSERALEELPGKDILSRANQVLAALERDLTRIADDLKSALKRADEGMAQVRADWEARKQQVQAEYERILRELQKSRVDGEEFIRLRRRIEELRPLQDRLALLKRTEKELADKRRELLAEWEDVKAEEFRALDKAAKSVSKKLQNRVQVEVTSAGNREPLFQILRDEIGGRMSEAIESLRKVPDLSLTHFVEACRSGAEALSKAYGITPAQAERLAKSDPEVLMRIEELELPPTTAIRLNTAPAGNPPVWQELEDLSTGQKATAVLLLLLLESDAPLIVDQPEDDLDNRFITEGVVPRMREEKQRRQFIFSTHNANIPVLGDAELILGLSASGEAEGGRARIAPEHMGSIDSQSVRELVEEILEGGREAFETRRRKYGF